In Paenibacillus sp. J23TS9, a single genomic region encodes these proteins:
- a CDS encoding Fpg/Nei family DNA glycosylase has product MPELPEMENYRRLLSEYIINQPITHVVVNREKSINVPADQFINELTGLRAIFVERRGKYLVFHMNNGRRLLLHLMLGGMLYYGTEEGRLSRNTQVEITFGQNTLYFIGLRLGYLHLLSAKEVEEILKPLGPELFDRRMSKERFVELLKGRRGAMKSLLVNQHVIAGIGNCYADEIAFEAGLLPSVKIQDLSEEAIGRLYDAMLKVLPDALEHGGYMEAPFMEGDTRTGGYDDMCKVYDREGEGCVRCGGVVNRIELTGRKAFFCPSCQHEQ; this is encoded by the coding sequence ATGCCGGAACTGCCGGAAATGGAAAATTACCGAAGACTACTTTCGGAGTATATAATAAACCAGCCGATCACTCATGTGGTTGTCAACCGAGAAAAGTCAATCAATGTACCAGCAGACCAGTTCATAAATGAGCTGACTGGACTGCGTGCTATTTTTGTGGAAAGACGTGGAAAGTATCTCGTTTTTCATATGAATAACGGTCGCAGACTCCTGCTGCATCTCATGCTGGGCGGAATGTTGTACTATGGAACAGAGGAAGGCCGTCTGAGCCGGAATACTCAGGTGGAAATTACTTTTGGACAGAATACATTATACTTTATCGGTCTTCGTCTTGGATATCTCCATCTGCTGTCCGCCAAGGAAGTAGAAGAAATCCTAAAGCCGCTTGGGCCGGAATTGTTTGACCGGAGAATGAGCAAGGAGCGTTTTGTGGAGCTGCTCAAAGGGCGGCGCGGTGCGATGAAAAGCCTGCTTGTCAATCAGCATGTCATCGCGGGCATTGGCAACTGCTATGCGGATGAGATCGCTTTTGAAGCCGGATTGCTTCCTTCCGTCAAGATACAGGATCTTTCAGAAGAGGCGATAGGCAGATTATATGACGCGATGCTGAAGGTTTTACCTGATGCGCTGGAGCATGGAGGTTACATGGAGGCTCCCTTTATGGAGGGAGATACTCGGACCGGTGGATATGATGACATGTGCAAAGTTTACGACCGTGAAGGGGAAGGCTGCGTTCGCTGCGGCGGGGTTGTGAACAGAATTGAATTGACAGGACGCAAAGCATTCTTTTGTCCGTCCTGCCAGCATGAACAATAA
- a CDS encoding SAF domain-containing protein, whose protein sequence is MSKLRQRTKQLLYAGLAGAAVMGVVFAGYAVISSMQHHTRENSIKHDYEQQITRLEQAQLDEEKKMASSWVLARDVQAGDVISVKDLVQVKLPQGAAPVNLVQSSEASGMKIAKIDLKKGTALTVAMIYEQEPLLADLRNRELQAIALPSNLHEHDVVDVRVQFPTGQDYIVLSKKKIDKLVNPAMWITMTEQEILSLSSAMVDAYLHDAKLYAVTYVEPEMQDKAIPTYPVNKEVLKLIDSDPNIVKKAEQKLSEAVRVSLEKDLTAVSGSGKTNQGFADSEFAPTYQSGGVNSGHNSESTISGFTFEDLKQEGGSTVTSNETENKTEMANPGPATSEKDTFSWGESQDNKLLEKSMNENQTEREVPSTQP, encoded by the coding sequence ATGTCCAAGCTGAGACAGCGAACAAAACAATTGCTTTATGCCGGATTGGCGGGTGCCGCTGTAATGGGTGTCGTATTTGCAGGCTATGCCGTGATCAGCAGTATGCAGCATCATACCAGGGAAAACAGCATCAAGCACGATTATGAGCAGCAGATTACGAGGCTGGAGCAGGCGCAGTTGGATGAGGAAAAAAAGATGGCTTCCAGTTGGGTACTCGCTCGAGATGTTCAAGCTGGCGACGTCATTTCAGTGAAGGATCTTGTGCAGGTTAAGCTGCCTCAGGGAGCGGCTCCGGTCAATCTAGTTCAAAGCAGTGAGGCAAGTGGAATGAAGATCGCCAAGATTGATTTGAAAAAAGGTACTGCATTAACAGTTGCAATGATTTATGAACAGGAGCCTTTGCTGGCGGATCTCAGGAACAGAGAATTACAGGCGATAGCCCTGCCTTCCAATTTGCATGAGCATGATGTTGTAGATGTGCGAGTCCAGTTTCCTACAGGACAGGACTACATCGTTTTATCCAAGAAGAAAATTGATAAGCTGGTCAATCCGGCAATGTGGATTACGATGACGGAGCAGGAAATTCTGTCATTATCCAGCGCTATGGTTGACGCTTACCTGCATGATGCCAAGCTGTATGCTGTTACTTATGTTGAACCGGAAATGCAGGATAAAGCTATACCGACGTATCCAGTCAATAAAGAGGTGCTGAAGCTGATTGACAGTGATCCGAATATTGTAAAGAAAGCGGAACAAAAGCTGTCTGAAGCTGTACGTGTCTCCCTTGAAAAAGACTTAACTGCAGTATCAGGCTCCGGAAAGACAAACCAGGGATTTGCAGATTCAGAGTTTGCACCAACGTATCAAAGCGGAGGGGTAAACTCGGGTCATAACTCGGAGTCCACCATTTCCGGATTTACTTTTGAAGATTTAAAACAAGAAGGCGGATCGACAGTTACTAGTAATGAAACAGAAAATAAGACTGAAATGGCCAATCCGGGACCTGCTACTTCTGAAAAGGATACTTTTTCCTGGGGGGAGTCTCAGGACAACAAGCTGCTTGAAAAAAGTATGAACGAAAATCAGACCGAGCGAGAGGTGCCCTCTACTCAGCCATGA
- the rnz gene encoding ribonuclease Z, producing MELEFLGTNAGVPSLQRNVTSMALRMFEERRTFWLFDCGEATQHQILRSSLKLSKLEKVFITHLHGDHIFGLPGLLSSRAYQGGTTKLTVYGPPGLKQFVDVSLTLSQSRIEYELEVIEHTGGLVYEDQEIRVESLLLDHRVDSYGYRIAEKDKAGSLDLKRLAEYGLKPGPAYGRLKRGESIDLGDGQLLKPEDVLGSPKKGRVVTILGDTRPCDNVLTLARDANLLVHEATFMHDLKESAYNYHHCTSIQAAEAALKAGAKELILTHFSSRYKDLEHLQPLLAEAKTIFPNTKLAEELVLFPVQRHA from the coding sequence ATGGAACTTGAATTTTTGGGGACCAATGCGGGAGTACCCTCACTTCAGCGGAATGTGACGTCGATGGCTCTGCGAATGTTTGAAGAGCGGCGAACGTTTTGGTTATTCGACTGTGGGGAAGCGACGCAGCATCAGATTCTGCGATCTTCATTAAAGCTCAGCAAACTGGAAAAGGTATTTATCACACATTTGCATGGGGATCACATTTTTGGATTACCCGGGTTATTGTCCAGCCGTGCTTATCAAGGAGGTACAACCAAACTAACGGTTTACGGTCCTCCTGGATTAAAACAGTTTGTTGATGTCAGTTTGACTTTGAGTCAGTCAAGAATCGAATACGAACTTGAGGTCATTGAACATACTGGCGGATTGGTGTATGAGGATCAGGAAATAAGGGTTGAATCGCTGCTGCTGGATCACCGTGTGGATAGTTATGGCTACCGCATTGCTGAGAAAGACAAGGCTGGTAGTCTTGATCTTAAGCGGCTTGCCGAGTACGGGCTTAAACCCGGACCCGCATATGGCCGGCTGAAAAGAGGAGAAAGCATCGATCTGGGAGATGGCCAGCTGTTGAAGCCAGAAGATGTTTTGGGTTCACCCAAAAAGGGGAGAGTCGTAACCATTCTGGGTGATACACGGCCCTGCGATAATGTTTTGACGCTTGCCCGAGATGCGAATCTATTGGTCCATGAAGCCACATTTATGCATGATCTGAAAGAATCGGCTTATAATTATCATCATTGTACGTCGATTCAGGCGGCAGAAGCCGCTCTGAAGGCTGGAGCCAAAGAACTGATCCTTACCCATTTCAGCTCGCGATATAAAGATCTCGAGCATCTTCAGCCGCTGCTTGCGGAAGCTAAAACCATTTTTCCAAATACAAAGCTTGCTGAAGAGCTAGTATTGTTTCCCGTTCAGAGACATGCTTAA
- a CDS encoding thioredoxin family protein has product MRELDEKQLLEELWSKGKPLAVFLHTPFCGTCKVARRMLEVTEHLLPEGILAEADVNMLPKVVEQYRISSVPALLIADPKRTGKPEIIYSMGSVEDLLAQIRGVLS; this is encoded by the coding sequence ATGAGGGAATTGGACGAAAAGCAGCTGCTTGAAGAGTTGTGGAGCAAGGGCAAGCCTTTGGCTGTCTTCCTGCACACCCCTTTTTGTGGAACCTGCAAGGTGGCACGCAGAATGCTTGAAGTTACGGAGCACCTGCTTCCGGAAGGCATCCTTGCAGAAGCGGATGTGAATATGCTGCCTAAGGTAGTGGAGCAGTACAGGATCTCGAGTGTTCCTGCCCTGCTTATCGCAGACCCAAAACGCACCGGTAAACCTGAAATTATATATTCCATGGGATCGGTAGAGGACTTGTTAGCTCAAATAAGGGGAGTGCTTTCATGA
- a CDS encoding TIGR01457 family HAD-type hydrolase has translation MTQYKETKGLLIDLDGTLYHGKNRIPGADTLIQTLKKHNIPYMFVTNNSSRTAEGVAAHLNEMGIQALPEEVCTSSLAAAKYIAEESPGAAVAMLGEEGLRLALMDAGLHIVDDNPQFVVQGIDRSFTYETLANAVRWIREGAVYVLTNPDLLLPSDHGLVPGAGALAASIQAASGVEPVIIGKPAGHLMTFATDRLGISPAEATVVGDNMRTDIAAGAAAGCQTILVLTGLTTEENLAEQIQNAGLEADIICKDLYELKEIVCPSSKNI, from the coding sequence ATGACACAATACAAAGAAACAAAAGGTCTGTTGATTGACCTTGACGGAACTCTCTATCATGGGAAAAATCGTATTCCCGGAGCGGATACGCTGATCCAAACGTTAAAGAAACACAATATTCCTTATATGTTCGTGACGAACAATTCATCCAGAACAGCTGAGGGCGTTGCTGCCCATTTGAATGAAATGGGGATTCAAGCTTTGCCGGAAGAAGTATGTACATCTTCACTTGCTGCGGCGAAATATATTGCTGAAGAATCTCCAGGAGCTGCTGTGGCTATGCTAGGAGAAGAAGGACTTCGTCTCGCGCTGATGGATGCGGGATTACATATCGTTGACGATAATCCGCAATTCGTTGTGCAGGGAATTGACCGTTCATTTACATACGAGACACTGGCCAATGCGGTTCGGTGGATCCGTGAAGGGGCTGTGTATGTGTTGACGAACCCGGACCTGCTTCTTCCGTCGGATCATGGCTTGGTACCTGGAGCGGGTGCTCTGGCTGCATCTATACAGGCTGCATCCGGGGTTGAGCCCGTGATAATCGGTAAGCCTGCCGGCCATCTGATGACTTTTGCTACGGATCGATTAGGCATATCACCTGCAGAAGCAACGGTTGTTGGTGATAATATGCGCACAGATATTGCCGCCGGAGCGGCTGCGGGTTGTCAGACAATCCTCGTTTTGACCGGACTAACCACGGAGGAGAATTTGGCCGAGCAAATCCAGAATGCTGGACTTGAAGCGGACATTATTTGTAAAGATTTGTACGAATTAAAGGAAATCGTATGTCCGTCCTCAAAGAACATTTAA
- a CDS encoding ATPase, T2SS/T4P/T4SS family yields MISGTIMNILLIAVIVLFAGLLVYVKWLDYRRPALNANISAGQYSIEKMTEFVKETLHELTHSQLTDLGLHEEEYKRRLNKRSELRKALKACISGDLHEKQYVKQFMGDLLVRSFGLTEEHINEVIPFEDMGHLTSQDQFEIIFYLYQKQYGQEALSQLFENYGLADPRIIDGYGEQPVYAVTAEDIERIFMSELDCGSLTFTEKLDIVVQRIYQQYKGFSVVDDLRDQRIDGISGGVNGILTDDGIPDTYGNHKYSLPLLYEDEHHKPFTASESVWVFYKGKSVHMAFLSFGSELELKRVCQNIYKYNHPGQLSESNGYKVNEMKDGSRVVVVRPPFAESWAFFVRKFDIPNASLQQLVTGENAELPIELLSYLMKGSRITAITGAQGSGKTTLLMAMVEHIDPTFTLRVQEMAFELHLRKIYSRRNILSFRETERISGQEGLDLQKKTDGTVNILGEVASDEVAAWMIQMSQVASLFTIFTHHAKTFRDLVYSLRNSLLKTGVFHNEFIAEEQVIQVINFDIHMKRDVDGRRYIERITECIPIGNDPILERKMHGEGTIEQLLGELLELQYESRQKAERYVSRNIVEYRDGKYVAVEPISGGNAFEMAEQMGIDDANRFHEFLNHHWSGPYEY; encoded by the coding sequence ATGATCTCCGGAACGATCATGAACATACTGCTGATCGCGGTAATTGTTCTTTTCGCAGGTCTGCTCGTTTATGTGAAATGGTTGGATTATCGTCGCCCTGCCTTGAACGCAAATATCTCAGCTGGACAATATTCGATAGAGAAAATGACAGAGTTCGTGAAGGAGACGCTGCATGAGCTGACACACAGCCAACTAACCGATCTGGGTCTTCATGAGGAAGAGTATAAGAGGAGGCTGAATAAGCGGAGTGAGCTTCGCAAGGCATTAAAGGCGTGTATCTCCGGTGATTTGCATGAGAAGCAGTATGTTAAACAGTTCATGGGGGATCTGCTTGTCAGGAGTTTTGGTTTAACGGAGGAACATATAAATGAAGTCATTCCATTTGAAGATATGGGACACTTAACATCACAGGATCAGTTTGAAATTATTTTCTACTTATACCAGAAGCAATATGGACAGGAAGCATTGTCGCAGCTATTTGAAAATTATGGATTAGCAGATCCTCGCATCATTGACGGTTATGGGGAACAGCCAGTATACGCAGTGACTGCTGAGGATATTGAGCGGATTTTCATGTCGGAGTTAGACTGTGGAAGCTTAACTTTTACCGAAAAGTTGGATATTGTCGTGCAGCGGATTTATCAGCAATATAAAGGTTTTTCAGTAGTAGACGATTTGCGGGATCAGCGCATCGATGGAATCAGCGGAGGTGTTAATGGCATTTTAACAGATGATGGAATACCGGATACATATGGAAATCACAAATATTCACTGCCCTTATTGTACGAGGATGAACATCACAAGCCTTTTACTGCATCCGAGAGCGTTTGGGTTTTTTATAAAGGGAAATCGGTACATATGGCTTTTCTATCTTTCGGTTCGGAGCTGGAGCTGAAGCGAGTCTGTCAAAACATTTATAAGTACAACCATCCCGGGCAGCTGTCTGAATCCAATGGTTATAAAGTCAATGAAATGAAAGACGGCTCACGTGTCGTCGTTGTCCGACCTCCGTTTGCTGAATCCTGGGCTTTTTTTGTACGCAAGTTTGATATTCCGAATGCCTCTCTCCAGCAGCTGGTGACCGGGGAGAACGCCGAGCTTCCGATTGAACTGCTTAGCTATCTGATGAAAGGAAGCCGGATTACAGCCATAACCGGTGCACAGGGTTCGGGTAAAACAACGCTGCTCATGGCCATGGTAGAGCATATCGACCCCACATTTACTTTACGTGTCCAGGAAATGGCCTTTGAGCTCCATTTGCGTAAAATTTACAGCCGGAGAAACATTCTGTCTTTTCGTGAAACAGAACGGATATCGGGCCAAGAGGGATTGGATTTGCAAAAGAAAACGGACGGAACGGTCAATATTCTGGGTGAAGTGGCGAGTGACGAGGTCGCTGCATGGATGATTCAAATGTCTCAGGTAGCCAGCTTGTTTACTATATTCACCCACCATGCCAAGACATTTCGTGACCTCGTCTATTCGCTGCGGAATTCACTGCTGAAGACTGGTGTGTTCCACAATGAGTTTATCGCTGAGGAACAGGTCATACAGGTCATAAACTTTGATATTCATATGAAAAGGGATGTGGATGGCAGACGGTACATTGAAAGGATCACAGAGTGTATACCCATCGGGAATGATCCCATTTTAGAGAGGAAGATGCATGGGGAGGGCACAATCGAGCAATTGTTGGGCGAACTCCTGGAGCTTCAATACGAATCAAGGCAGAAAGCGGAGCGATATGTTTCACGTAATATTGTGGAGTATCGGGATGGGAAATATGTCGCAGTTGAACCGATTTCCGGCGGGAATGCCTTTGAAATGGCAGAACAGATGGGGATCGATGACGCGAATAGGTTTCATGAGTTTTTGAATCATCATTGGAGCGGTCCATATGAATATTAA
- a CDS encoding protein kinase produces MDHPSKLLIGLTIGGRYEIVRKIGEGGMSHVYLAEDLKLPGKLWAVKESVVDPQHYCSIRDEAKLLISLSHVRLPRIVDFFPPDNDGYSYLVMDYIQGITLEKYFSGYRGKVPVDSILQLADQLLEVLGYLHTHDPVIIFRDLKPSNIMLTEQLELRLIDFGIARNYKHEQTQDTVKLGTIGFAAPEQYGSGQSDARSDLYGLGALLLYLSTAGAYSEWSDRAEKYIRPDLPRRLIPVIRKLLQLAPDNRYASANEVRKELASAVRQKSVPEARRGKDIAGRTSTQVIAVMGASGGTGTTHTAIAISHFLARCHSKVALVEMNVRSPAFRRIQHIVNGDGGGSRKFEVQGVDYWRQTARADVITLLSGSYNYVVIDLGTYREKERLEEFLRADIPIIISSGAEWRQQDVMDMVHSLSRYPQQKWMYFLPLAQTDAVQRLRKQLNTSQVFSLPLQMDPFDQSEEMDRALNRIFQGVLSGVERRRRFRFGLS; encoded by the coding sequence ATGGATCATCCTTCCAAACTGCTTATCGGACTGACGATTGGGGGGAGATATGAGATTGTCCGGAAGATTGGAGAAGGCGGCATGAGCCATGTGTATCTTGCAGAGGATTTGAAGCTGCCTGGCAAGTTGTGGGCTGTTAAGGAAAGTGTCGTTGATCCACAACATTACTGCAGCATAAGGGATGAAGCGAAGCTTCTAATTTCTCTTAGTCATGTCAGACTTCCAAGGATTGTAGATTTTTTTCCTCCTGACAATGATGGATATTCGTATCTGGTAATGGATTATATTCAGGGAATTACGCTTGAGAAGTATTTTAGCGGGTATAGAGGCAAGGTTCCTGTAGATTCCATCCTTCAACTGGCGGATCAGCTGCTGGAGGTGCTGGGTTACTTACATACACATGATCCGGTTATTATTTTCAGAGATTTGAAGCCGTCAAATATTATGCTTACGGAACAGCTGGAGCTAAGACTCATTGATTTTGGGATTGCCCGAAATTACAAACATGAGCAGACGCAGGACACGGTTAAATTGGGGACGATCGGCTTCGCGGCACCAGAGCAATATGGTTCCGGACAGAGTGATGCAAGGTCTGATTTGTATGGCCTGGGTGCTCTGCTGCTTTATCTGTCCACTGCAGGAGCATATAGTGAGTGGTCGGATAGGGCTGAGAAATATATTCGTCCCGATCTACCGCGCAGGCTGATTCCGGTGATACGCAAGCTTCTACAGTTAGCTCCAGATAACCGCTATGCGTCGGCAAATGAAGTTCGTAAGGAATTGGCTTCGGCAGTAAGACAGAAGTCAGTACCGGAAGCGAGACGGGGAAAAGATATCGCCGGAAGAACCAGTACACAGGTGATCGCAGTGATGGGAGCGAGCGGTGGCACGGGTACAACGCATACTGCCATTGCGATTAGTCATTTCCTGGCACGGTGTCACAGCAAGGTCGCACTTGTTGAAATGAATGTAAGATCTCCGGCCTTTCGGAGAATTCAGCATATTGTGAATGGGGATGGCGGGGGCAGCCGCAAGTTTGAAGTGCAGGGGGTGGATTACTGGAGGCAGACGGCAAGAGCTGATGTCATCACCCTGTTATCTGGGAGCTACAACTATGTAGTGATCGATTTGGGAACTTACCGGGAGAAAGAGCGTTTGGAAGAGTTTCTTAGGGCAGATATTCCCATAATTATTTCTTCGGGTGCGGAATGGCGTCAGCAGGATGTGATGGATATGGTCCACAGCCTGTCGAGATACCCACAGCAGAAGTGGATGTATTTTCTGCCGCTTGCCCAAACGGATGCTGTCCAAAGGCTGCGCAAGCAGTTAAACACATCTCAGGTATTTTCACTTCCGCTTCAAATGGATCCTTTTGATCAAAGTGAGGAAATGGATCGAGCGTTAAACCGTATTTTTCAAGGCGTATTGTCAGGGGTCGAGCGTAGAAGAAGATTCAGGTTCGGACTCAGCTGA
- a CDS encoding ABC transporter ATP-binding protein, translating to MISMRDVSLRREENQILDHISLEIKKGENWVILGRNGSGKTTILEMLTGYLFPSEGRIEVLGNIYGECDVREVRKEIGYISPNLLEKLNLSDPVWEVVATGAYAFLRFYQEIPSEVKERALKILDEMNLGKLSYHPLGTLSQGERKKVMLARSLMSEPKLLILDEPCAGLDLYEREKMLAEVERLGERDITVVYVTHHVEEIMPLFTHTALIRDGKIAGAGPKQEILNNEMIKQTYDIPARIEWDGGRPWIKVVSGG from the coding sequence ATGATTTCGATGCGGGATGTGTCATTGAGAAGAGAAGAGAATCAAATTTTGGATCATATATCCCTGGAAATCAAAAAGGGAGAAAATTGGGTTATCTTAGGACGCAATGGTTCCGGCAAAACGACGATTCTGGAAATGCTCACAGGATATCTTTTTCCAAGTGAAGGCCGTATTGAGGTGCTGGGAAATATATATGGGGAATGTGATGTCCGTGAAGTCCGTAAGGAGATTGGCTATATCAGCCCCAATCTACTGGAAAAGCTGAACCTGAGTGATCCGGTGTGGGAGGTCGTTGCCACAGGTGCATATGCGTTTTTACGCTTTTACCAGGAGATTCCAAGCGAGGTTAAAGAAAGAGCCCTGAAGATTCTGGATGAAATGAATCTGGGTAAGCTCTCATATCATCCGCTGGGTACACTGTCTCAAGGTGAACGAAAAAAGGTGATGCTTGCGCGAAGCCTGATGAGTGAGCCCAAGCTTCTGATTTTGGACGAGCCCTGTGCGGGTCTTGATTTGTATGAGCGCGAAAAGATGCTTGCTGAGGTTGAGCGGCTTGGGGAGCGGGACATCACCGTGGTCTACGTGACTCACCATGTGGAAGAGATTATGCCGTTGTTTACACATACGGCCCTGATCCGCGACGGGAAAATAGCGGGTGCCGGTCCGAAACAAGAAATTTTGAACAATGAAATGATAAAACAAACCTACGATATTCCGGCCCGGATCGAATGGGACGGCGGCCGGCCTTGGATTAAAGTGGTTTCTGGAGGGTAA
- a CDS encoding deoxyribonuclease IV produces MNNKRLIGCHVSTRGGFGRAAKRAWDMGARAFQYFPKNPRSLAWKDLDAIAAADCFRFCREKGMPSIAHTPYPVNIAAGDTRGDELYQVTVASLKNDLIIAEACGSVGIVVHFGHLKSNDPLQGYKNIIQCLNETLADWQGNAKILLENQAGQPGSMGITLEELVNVRNLANEPKKIAFCLDTCHAYASATWIPGETDRLMERGRELGYWEELAALHLNDSRYPSGSGKDRHARIGEGYIGTEAIVELISFPEFKRKPLILETEPGKDGTHRDEIEYLYRCIEEE; encoded by the coding sequence ATGAACAATAAACGATTGATCGGTTGTCATGTCAGCACCCGCGGAGGCTTTGGGAGAGCAGCCAAGCGGGCATGGGATATGGGAGCCAGAGCATTTCAATACTTTCCTAAAAATCCGCGCAGTCTGGCATGGAAGGATCTAGATGCCATCGCTGCGGCGGATTGCTTTCGTTTTTGCCGGGAAAAAGGGATGCCAAGCATAGCTCATACACCTTACCCGGTGAATATTGCAGCTGGAGATACACGGGGGGATGAACTGTACCAAGTTACTGTGGCATCCCTGAAAAATGATCTGATCATTGCCGAGGCCTGCGGATCTGTAGGAATTGTCGTACATTTTGGCCATCTGAAAAGCAATGACCCGTTACAAGGCTATAAAAATATAATACAATGTTTAAATGAAACGCTGGCTGATTGGCAGGGCAATGCAAAAATACTGCTTGAAAATCAAGCGGGTCAACCAGGATCGATGGGAATTACGCTTGAAGAGCTGGTTAATGTCCGCAATTTGGCTAACGAGCCGAAAAAAATTGCGTTTTGTCTGGATACCTGCCATGCTTATGCTTCGGCCACATGGATTCCCGGAGAAACCGATCGTTTGATGGAGCGTGGACGTGAGCTTGGATACTGGGAAGAGCTTGCAGCCTTACATTTGAACGATTCAAGATATCCGTCCGGTTCTGGGAAAGATCGTCATGCCCGGATCGGTGAAGGTTATATCGGGACAGAGGCAATTGTTGAACTTATCTCATTTCCAGAGTTTAAACGCAAGCCTCTTATTTTGGAAACGGAACCTGGTAAGGATGGAACGCATAGGGATGAGATTGAGTACTTATACCGTTGCATAGAAGAGGAATGA
- a CDS encoding cyclic-phosphate processing receiver domain-containing protein, which yields MIHLYLDDYRRCPQGFALARNAQECLLMLEECKVDILSLDFDLGPGEPTGKEVVRGMIARQLFPREIYLHTSSMWGKREMYELLYQSVPEQVKLHNGPMPSEVLDRIAEGVRK from the coding sequence GTGATTCATTTGTATCTGGATGATTACCGGCGTTGTCCGCAAGGATTTGCTCTAGCCAGAAATGCACAGGAATGTCTTTTGATGCTGGAAGAATGTAAGGTTGATATTTTGTCACTGGATTTCGACCTTGGCCCCGGTGAGCCTACCGGAAAAGAGGTTGTACGGGGGATGATTGCCAGGCAGCTGTTCCCTCGGGAAATATATCTGCATACATCCAGCATGTGGGGGAAAAGAGAGATGTACGAGCTTCTCTATCAGTCCGTTCCTGAGCAAGTGAAGCTGCATAACGGTCCGATGCCTTCGGAGGTGCTGGATCGTATTGCTGAGGGGGTGCGGAAATGA
- a CDS encoding SAM-dependent methyltransferase — protein MNIETSRFICTANHGFAPYAQEELRRKFGKLKSKTLISGEVFLATFFEDADRAVDMIVTNPPIFLRHIQPVQLELNAGTEESYSQMVQYLNRQDKLHGTKLSVQVRKADDSVREESAGQLRDKLQEMLAELNAEFVVRDAEWVISVFAAEDMLYIGVSEPVNNLSDWSGGAIRFQREDGQISRAKFKLLEAEQSFGIDFAAFDKGIDIGAAPGGWTSFLLERGLRVTAVDPAFMHESLQDHPALRIFKKNASEVRFRDSEFDLLVCDMSWSPKQMVKLVTELLPSLRPGGTAVVTVKLMHKKPMALIDDVISSFEDANMQIQRAKQLFHNRDEITLYMIKY, from the coding sequence ATGAATATTGAAACATCCCGGTTCATATGCACGGCCAACCATGGCTTTGCACCTTATGCACAGGAAGAGCTGCGCCGGAAGTTCGGCAAGCTCAAAAGTAAAACCTTGATATCGGGTGAAGTTTTCCTGGCCACCTTCTTTGAGGATGCGGACAGAGCTGTGGACATGATCGTCACCAATCCTCCGATTTTCCTGCGCCATATCCAGCCGGTTCAGCTCGAGCTGAATGCAGGTACTGAAGAGTCATACTCGCAAATGGTTCAATACTTGAACCGTCAAGATAAGCTGCATGGCACAAAACTGTCAGTGCAAGTACGTAAAGCCGATGACAGCGTACGGGAAGAAAGTGCGGGACAGCTCCGTGATAAGCTTCAGGAGATGCTCGCCGAATTGAACGCCGAATTTGTTGTTCGCGATGCGGAGTGGGTCATTTCTGTGTTTGCAGCCGAAGATATGTTGTATATTGGCGTGTCGGAACCCGTGAATAATCTGTCTGACTGGAGCGGTGGCGCCATCCGGTTTCAGCGTGAAGACGGCCAAATATCACGTGCCAAGTTCAAGCTTCTGGAGGCAGAACAAAGCTTTGGGATTGATTTTGCTGCCTTTGATAAGGGCATTGACATCGGCGCGGCGCCTGGAGGCTGGACTTCGTTTTTGCTGGAACGAGGGCTGCGTGTGACCGCGGTTGACCCTGCCTTTATGCATGAGTCGCTGCAAGACCATCCGGCATTAAGAATTTTCAAGAAAAATGCTTCCGAAGTGCGTTTCCGTGACAGTGAATTTGATCTGCTTGTTTGTGATATGAGCTGGAGTCCAAAACAGATGGTTAAGCTGGTAACGGAGCTGCTGCCGAGTCTAAGACCAGGTGGCACGGCGGTAGTTACGGTTAAGCTGATGCATAAAAAGCCAATGGCGCTCATTGATGATGTTATTTCTTCATTTGAAGATGCCAATATGCAGATCCAACGGGCAAAACAGCTGTTTCATAACCGTGACGAAATCACTTTGTATATGATTAAATATTAA